The following coding sequences are from one Streptomyces venezuelae window:
- the uraD gene encoding 2-oxo-4-hydroxy-4-carboxy-5-ureidoimidazoline decarboxylase — translation MTSSTTPGLTRFNALEEAAATAALHEACASSAWGSKLLAQRPYATAEDLFAASDAAMAELTADDLAEAMAGHPPIGRPKPGDPTSSREQRGMAGASEELKTEMLELNLAYQEKFGHVFLICATGRTGEQMRDAVKERIGNSPEQEREIVRAELGKINRIRLTRLLEEQTA, via the coding sequence GTGACTTCGAGTACGACGCCCGGTCTCACCCGGTTCAACGCCTTGGAAGAGGCCGCGGCCACCGCCGCGCTCCACGAGGCCTGCGCCTCTTCGGCCTGGGGGAGCAAGCTGCTTGCCCAGCGCCCCTACGCCACCGCCGAAGACCTCTTCGCCGCCAGCGACGCCGCCATGGCCGAGCTCACCGCGGACGACCTGGCCGAGGCGATGGCGGGGCACCCGCCGATCGGGCGCCCGAAGCCCGGGGACCCGACCTCGTCCCGCGAACAGCGGGGCATGGCGGGCGCCTCCGAGGAACTCAAGACCGAAATGCTCGAACTGAACCTGGCCTACCAGGAGAAGTTCGGTCACGTCTTCCTGATCTGCGCCACCGGACGCACCGGTGAGCAGATGCGGGACGCGGTCAAGGAGCGGATCGGCAACTCGCCCGAACAGGAGCGGGAGATCGTCCGCGCCGAACTGGGCAAGATCAACCGCATCCGCCTGACCCGCCTCCTGGAGGAGCAGACCGCATGA
- a CDS encoding helix-turn-helix domain-containing protein: MTGFGDDPFVTAVKPLVDAMGGEMMPPDQAGTDDVVLAWEGEDVVAVRLPQLADSLDHILLALERKRGRPLSELDRKAKQEVVRILEARGAFSVRHGVETVAGALGVSRFTVYNYLNRENAAKGE, from the coding sequence GTGACCGGCTTTGGGGACGACCCCTTCGTCACCGCGGTGAAACCGCTGGTGGACGCCATGGGCGGCGAGATGATGCCGCCCGACCAGGCGGGGACCGACGACGTCGTGCTCGCCTGGGAGGGCGAGGACGTGGTGGCCGTGCGGCTGCCGCAGCTCGCCGACTCGCTGGACCACATCCTGCTCGCCCTGGAGCGGAAGCGGGGCCGGCCCCTGTCCGAGCTGGACCGCAAGGCGAAACAGGAGGTCGTACGGATACTGGAGGCGCGCGGCGCGTTCTCCGTCCGGCACGGCGTCGAGACGGTGGCGGGCGCGCTCGGCGTCAGCCGTTTCACCGTTTACAACTACCTGAACAGGGAGAACGCCGCGAAAGGCGAGTGA
- a CDS encoding thiamine-binding protein: MRLRVEFTTEPFDLDEAPAHAVVAREVIQGAPLDAVDVGPFGNTAEGDVDAVLDAVDAMLRRSLGAGATRVSLQVNVIGEPGKPAGPGEADK; the protein is encoded by the coding sequence GTGCGATTGAGAGTGGAGTTCACGACCGAACCCTTCGATCTCGACGAGGCCCCCGCCCACGCGGTGGTGGCCCGTGAGGTCATTCAGGGGGCCCCGCTGGACGCCGTGGACGTAGGTCCGTTCGGCAATACGGCCGAGGGCGACGTCGACGCGGTGCTGGATGCCGTCGACGCGATGCTGCGCCGGTCCCTGGGGGCGGGCGCCACCCGCGTCTCGCTCCAGGTCAACGTGATCGGCGAGCCGGGGAAGCCGGCGGGCCCGGGGGAGGCGGATAAGTGA
- a CDS encoding 2-hydroxy-3-oxopropionate reductase, producing the protein MSNLPKIAWIGLGIMGSPMSENLIKAGYSVTGYTLEQDKLDRLAAAGGTAAKSIAEAVRDADVVVTMVPASPQVEAIAYGPDGILENARSGALIVDMSSITPQTSVDLAKAAKEKGLRVLDAPVSGGEAGAIEAVLSIMVGGEQADFDEAKPLLEALGKTIVLCGPHGSGQTVKAANQLIVAVNIQACAEAVVFLEKSGVDLKAALDVLNGGLAGSTVLTRKKDNFLNRDFKPGFRIDLHHKDMGIVTDAARNVGAALPVGAVVAQLVASLRTQGDGGLDHSALLRAVERLSGAEL; encoded by the coding sequence ATGAGCAACCTTCCCAAGATCGCGTGGATCGGCCTCGGCATCATGGGCTCCCCCATGTCCGAGAACCTGATCAAGGCGGGTTACTCCGTCACCGGCTACACCCTTGAGCAGGACAAGCTGGACCGTCTGGCCGCGGCCGGCGGCACCGCCGCCAAGTCCATCGCCGAGGCCGTCAGAGACGCCGACGTGGTCGTCACGATGGTGCCCGCGTCGCCGCAGGTCGAGGCCATCGCGTACGGTCCCGACGGCATCCTGGAGAACGCGAGGTCGGGCGCGCTGATCGTCGACATGTCGTCGATCACCCCGCAGACCTCCGTGGACCTGGCCAAGGCCGCCAAGGAGAAGGGCCTGCGCGTCCTGGACGCCCCCGTCTCCGGTGGCGAGGCCGGCGCGATCGAGGCCGTGCTCTCCATCATGGTCGGCGGCGAGCAGGCCGACTTCGACGAGGCCAAGCCGCTCCTGGAGGCTCTGGGCAAGACCATCGTGCTGTGCGGTCCGCACGGCTCGGGTCAGACCGTGAAGGCCGCCAACCAGCTCATCGTCGCCGTCAACATCCAGGCGTGCGCCGAGGCCGTGGTCTTCCTGGAGAAGTCCGGTGTGGACCTGAAGGCCGCGCTCGACGTCCTGAACGGAGGGCTTGCGGGCTCGACCGTGCTGACCCGCAAGAAGGACAACTTCCTGAACCGGGACTTCAAGCCCGGCTTCCGGATCGACCTGCACCACAAGGACATGGGCATCGTCACCGACGCCGCCCGCAACGTCGGTGCGGCCCTGCCCGTCGGCGCGGTCGTCGCCCAGCTCGTCGCCTCGCTGCGCACGCAGGGTGACGGCGGCCTCGACCACTCCGCCCTGCTGCGCGCCGTCGAGCGCCTCTCGGGCGCCGAGCTCTAG
- the uraH gene encoding hydroxyisourate hydrolase, with protein sequence MSTETTASVSTHILDTSVGRPAEGVAISLSARSGAGDEWKALGGSATDADGRCKDLPALPEGTSHVRLDFETEAYFLTKNNQQAEAQQDAPANRDSGATGAFFPEVAITFAVTPGEHYHVPLLLNPFGYSVYRGS encoded by the coding sequence ATGAGCACGGAAACGACCGCCTCGGTGTCCACGCACATCCTGGACACCAGCGTCGGCCGCCCCGCCGAGGGCGTCGCCATCTCCCTGTCCGCCCGCAGTGGTGCAGGGGATGAGTGGAAGGCGCTCGGCGGCAGCGCGACCGACGCGGACGGGCGCTGCAAGGACCTGCCGGCCCTGCCGGAAGGCACCTCGCACGTACGCCTCGACTTCGAGACCGAGGCGTACTTCCTGACCAAGAACAATCAGCAAGCCGAGGCGCAGCAGGACGCCCCCGCGAATCGGGACAGCGGTGCGACCGGAGCGTTCTTCCCGGAGGTGGCGATCACGTTCGCCGTCACGCCGGGCGAGCACTACCACGTACCGCTGCTGCTCAACCCGTTCGGCTACTCCGTTTACCGAGGGAGCTAG
- a CDS encoding Shedu anti-phage system protein SduA domain-containing protein, whose translation MQPRADATLEQQVQIAAEAAADAGTGECLAAVARHLRSDPRGNIRGGKKLLGLLAEARGKAAAAGEWQVVRLVQDALDYAEGRILKPELDDRLRLFRDGERRSGGGGIGGIVAAGYAQAADACESYLAEQPQASARELSDRLRSLERDARFLEAPADRPGRYVVPRGSAEIALWLERILRDGRIDIEDPAEAAKRITTSPEALALLAADDEGRLLLRAAELRRRAAGLEELRKVVEDPDASEHDLQRALHGQPWIFGGRYVAEFAQRRLVPGDELDIPLLRGDGSLHVVELKRARGLQGALVKKHRGAWVPTAQVHDAVGQAVNYLVGLDENRDRIREEFGIETRRASALVLVGHPDVQSDVPEKEINEALRTFNSHVSRVEVLTYKELLDNARLSLAGPAHAEERRVRDRPYPALRP comes from the coding sequence ATGCAACCGAGAGCTGACGCGACGCTGGAGCAGCAGGTGCAGATCGCCGCGGAGGCGGCGGCGGACGCGGGCACGGGGGAGTGCCTGGCAGCCGTGGCACGGCACCTGCGCTCGGACCCGAGGGGGAACATCCGGGGCGGCAAGAAGCTCCTCGGGCTGCTCGCGGAGGCCCGGGGCAAGGCGGCCGCGGCGGGCGAGTGGCAGGTCGTACGCCTCGTGCAGGACGCCTTGGACTACGCCGAAGGGCGCATTCTCAAGCCCGAGTTGGACGACCGGCTGCGGCTGTTCCGGGACGGCGAGCGCCGCTCGGGCGGCGGAGGCATCGGGGGCATCGTCGCGGCGGGCTACGCCCAGGCGGCGGACGCCTGCGAGAGCTACCTCGCCGAGCAACCGCAGGCCTCCGCGCGGGAGTTGTCGGACCGGCTGCGGAGCCTGGAACGGGACGCCCGGTTCCTGGAGGCACCGGCAGACCGCCCCGGGCGCTACGTCGTCCCGCGCGGCAGCGCGGAGATCGCGCTCTGGCTGGAGCGCATCCTGCGTGACGGCCGCATCGACATCGAGGACCCCGCAGAGGCGGCCAAGCGGATCACCACCTCACCGGAGGCACTGGCGCTGCTCGCCGCCGACGACGAGGGGCGGCTTCTTTTGCGGGCGGCCGAGCTGCGGCGCCGCGCAGCCGGCCTCGAGGAGCTGCGCAAGGTCGTCGAGGACCCCGACGCGTCCGAGCACGACCTGCAGCGTGCTCTCCATGGCCAGCCCTGGATCTTCGGCGGCCGTTATGTCGCCGAGTTCGCCCAGCGCCGCCTGGTGCCCGGTGACGAGCTGGACATCCCGCTGCTCCGCGGCGACGGCTCCCTGCACGTGGTGGAGCTGAAGCGAGCGAGGGGCCTGCAGGGCGCGCTGGTGAAGAAGCACCGGGGGGCCTGGGTGCCGACGGCCCAGGTGCACGACGCCGTGGGCCAAGCGGTCAACTACCTGGTGGGCCTCGACGAGAACCGCGACCGCATCCGCGAGGAGTTCGGCATCGAGACGCGCAGGGCGAGCGCGCTGGTCCTGGTCGGCCACCCCGACGTGCAGTCCGACGTGCCGGAGAAGGAGATCAACGAGGCTCTGCGGACGTTCAATTCCCATGTCAGCCGCGTCGAGGTCCTCACCTACAAAGAGCTCCTCGACAACGCCCGCCTTTCCCTCGCGGGCCCCGCGCACGCGGAAGAGCGCCGGGTACGGGACCGTCCGTACCCGGCGCTCCGGCCGTGA
- a CDS encoding catalase — translation MSKRVLTTESGAPVADNQNSATAGVGGPILLQDQHLLEKLARFNRERIPERVVHARGSGAYGYFEVTDDVTGFTHADFLSEIGKRTEVFLRFSTVADNLGGADAVRDPRGFALKFYTEEGNYDLVGNNTPVFFIKDPIKFPDFIHSQKRDPFTGKQEPDNVWDFWAHAPEATHQITWLMGDRGIPASYRHMNGYGSHTYQWTNAKGEAFFVKYHFKTNQGIRCLSAEQGAETAGKDPNSHQTDLLQAIERGVNPSWTLHVQIMPAAEAADYRFNPFDLTKVWPHKDYPLQRVGRLVLDRNPDNVFAEVEQAAFSPNNFVPGIGPSPDKMLQGRLFAYADAHRYRLGVNHTQLAVNAPKATKADNYGRDGLMASNAYGRDRKNYEPNSYDGPVETGQPLSAPLAVAGYTGTHEAATHTKDDDFFQAGELYRLMSEDEKSRLVANIAGGLSQVSRDDVIEKNLAHFHAADPDYGRRVEEAVRALRED, via the coding sequence ATGTCGAAGCGCGTGCTTACGACCGAGTCCGGCGCCCCCGTCGCCGACAACCAGAACTCCGCCACCGCCGGCGTCGGTGGCCCGATCCTCCTGCAGGACCAGCACCTGCTGGAGAAGCTCGCCCGCTTCAACCGTGAGCGCATCCCGGAGCGCGTGGTGCACGCCCGCGGCTCCGGTGCGTACGGCTACTTCGAGGTGACCGACGACGTCACCGGCTTCACCCACGCCGACTTCCTCAGCGAGATCGGCAAGCGCACGGAGGTCTTCCTGCGCTTCTCGACCGTGGCGGACAACCTGGGTGGCGCGGACGCCGTCCGTGACCCCCGTGGCTTCGCGCTGAAGTTCTACACCGAAGAGGGCAACTACGACCTCGTCGGCAACAACACGCCGGTCTTCTTCATCAAGGACCCCATCAAGTTCCCCGACTTCATCCACTCCCAGAAGCGTGACCCGTTCACGGGCAAGCAGGAGCCGGACAACGTCTGGGACTTCTGGGCGCACGCCCCCGAGGCGACGCACCAGATCACGTGGCTCATGGGCGACCGCGGCATCCCCGCCTCGTACCGCCACATGAACGGCTACGGCTCGCACACCTACCAGTGGACGAACGCCAAGGGCGAGGCCTTCTTCGTCAAGTACCACTTCAAGACGAACCAGGGCATCCGCTGCCTCTCCGCCGAGCAGGGCGCCGAGACCGCGGGCAAGGACCCCAACTCGCACCAGACGGACCTGCTTCAGGCCATCGAGCGCGGTGTGAACCCGTCCTGGACGCTGCACGTGCAGATCATGCCGGCGGCTGAGGCGGCCGACTACCGCTTCAACCCGTTCGACCTCACCAAGGTGTGGCCGCACAAGGACTACCCGCTGCAGCGCGTGGGACGCCTGGTCCTGGACCGCAACCCCGACAACGTGTTCGCCGAGGTGGAGCAGGCGGCCTTCTCCCCGAACAACTTCGTTCCGGGCATCGGCCCCTCGCCCGACAAGATGCTCCAGGGCCGCCTGTTCGCGTACGCGGACGCGCACCGCTACCGCCTGGGCGTCAACCACACCCAGCTCGCGGTGAACGCGCCGAAGGCGACGAAGGCCGACAACTACGGCCGCGACGGCCTGATGGCGTCCAACGCCTACGGCCGTGACCGCAAGAACTACGAGCCCAACTCGTACGACGGCCCCGTCGAGACGGGTCAGCCGCTCTCGGCGCCGCTCGCCGTCGCGGGCTACACCGGCACGCACGAGGCCGCGACCCACACCAAGGACGACGACTTCTTCCAGGCCGGTGAGCTCTACCGCCTGATGTCCGAGGACGAGAAGTCCCGTCTGGTGGCGAACATCGCCGGCGGCCTGTCGCAGGTCTCCCGCGACGACGTCATCGAGAAGAACCTCGCCCACTTCCACGCCGCCGACCCCGACTACGGCAGGCGCGTCGAGGAAGCGGTCCGCGCGCTGCGCGAGGACTGA
- a CDS encoding TIM barrel protein, protein MGYSDQRFNVNLSILFTELPLLERPAAAAKAGFGAVELWWPWVDAPTPEQSELDALKKAIEDAGVQLVGLNFYAGQLPGPDRGALSVPGEESEKFRANLAVAADFAKSLGCTALNALYGNRVDGVDPAVQDELALENLVLAAREADRVGAILLIEALNKPESPLCPIVSAPKAIEIVDKVNAATGLGNAKFLMDLYHLSMNGEDLPSVIEQYAAKTGHVQIADNPGRGAPGTGSLPLEGLLDQLKKAGYEGWVGLEYKPGDRPSAEAFGWLPKA, encoded by the coding sequence ATGGGATACTCCGACCAGCGCTTCAATGTGAACCTGTCGATCCTCTTCACCGAGCTCCCGCTCCTTGAGCGCCCCGCGGCCGCCGCGAAGGCGGGCTTCGGCGCGGTCGAGCTGTGGTGGCCCTGGGTCGACGCCCCCACCCCCGAGCAGTCCGAGCTCGACGCCCTGAAGAAGGCGATCGAGGACGCGGGCGTGCAGCTGGTGGGCCTGAACTTCTACGCCGGTCAGCTCCCGGGCCCCGACCGCGGCGCCCTGTCCGTCCCCGGCGAGGAGAGCGAGAAGTTCCGCGCCAACCTCGCGGTGGCGGCGGACTTCGCGAAATCGCTCGGCTGCACGGCGCTGAACGCGCTGTACGGCAACCGCGTCGACGGCGTGGACCCGGCCGTCCAGGACGAACTCGCCCTGGAGAACCTGGTGCTCGCGGCGCGTGAGGCCGACCGCGTCGGTGCGATCCTGCTGATCGAGGCGCTGAACAAGCCGGAGTCGCCGCTCTGCCCGATCGTGAGCGCCCCCAAGGCGATCGAGATCGTGGACAAGGTGAACGCGGCCACCGGGCTCGGCAACGCGAAGTTCCTCATGGACCTGTACCACCTGTCCATGAACGGCGAGGACCTGCCGTCGGTCATCGAGCAGTACGCGGCCAAGACCGGCCACGTGCAGATCGCGGACAACCCCGGGCGCGGGGCTCCCGGCACGGGATCCCTTCCTCTTGAGGGTCTCCTCGACCAGCTCAAGAAGGCGGGCTACGAGGGGTGGGTCGGGCTGGAGTACAAGCCGGGCGACCGCCCGAGCGCCGAGGCGTTCGGCTGGCTGCCGAAGGCCTGA